In Trifolium pratense cultivar HEN17-A07 linkage group LG7, ARS_RC_1.1, whole genome shotgun sequence, a genomic segment contains:
- the LOC123900037 gene encoding probable galactinol--sucrose galactosyltransferase 2 isoform X5, with amino-acid sequence MNRINFFVWMCVWFGFVGDPSVETNQGLHLVYMHAGTNPFEVINQAVKAVEKQMQTFLHREKKRLPSFLDWFGWCTWDAFYTDVTAEGIEEGLKSLSEGGTSPRFLIIDDGWQQIESKPKDADCAVQEGAQFATRLTGIKENTKFQKNGESNGLKHVVDQTKQRHNVKHVYVWHALAGYWGGVKPAAIGMEHYDTSLAYPIHSPGVLGNQPDVVMDSLAVHGLGLVHPKKVFDFYNELHAYLTSCGVDGVKVDVQNIIETLGSGHGGRVSITRSYHQALEASIARNFRDNGCIACMCHNTDGLYSAKQTAVVRASDDFYPHDPASHTIHVSSVAYNSIFLGEFMQPDWDMFHSLHPAAEYHAAARAISGGPIYVSDKPGRHNFDLLKKLVLPDGSVLRSQLPARPTLDSLFVDPARDGNSLLKIWNLNKCSGVVGVFNCQGAGWCKIEKKNRIHCETPGTLSGSVCTSDVDLIAQVAGADWNGDAVVYAYKSGELIRLPTGASLPVTLKVLEYELLHFYPIKEIAQGISFAPIGLLDMFNTGGAVEHFEIHKASEVHDGGFSSNNSEKAITAFVSLRVRGSGRFGVYSSQRPSKCVVDDNETEFNYESESGLTTFYIPVPVKDMYIWSLEIHV; translated from the exons ATGAACCGAATCAATTTTTTCGTTTGGATGTGTGTGTGGTTTGGTTTTGTAGGAGATCCTTCTGTTGAGACAAATCAAGGCCTTCACCTGGTCTACATGCACGCTGGGACCAATCCCTTCGAAGTCATCAACCAAGCTGTCAA GGCTGTTGAAAAACAAATGCAAACTTTCCTTCACCGTGAGAAGAAAAGA TTGCCGTCTTTTCTTGATTGGTTTGGCTGGTGCACATGGGATGCTTTCTATACCGATGTGACAGCTGAGGGTATCGAGGAAGGCTTGAAAAG CCTATCAGAGGGAGGCACATCTCCACGGTTCCTCATCATTGATGATGGTTGGCAACAGATCGAGAGTAAACCAAAAGATGCCGATTGTGCTGTACAAGAAGGAGCACA GTTTGCAACTAGGTTGACTGGTATTAAAGAAAACACCAAATTTCAAAAGAATGGTGAGAGTAATGGCCTGAAGCATGTTGTGGATCAAACAAAGCAACGCCACAATGTGAA ACATGTTTATGTTTGGCATGCTCTAGCTGGTTATTGGGGTGGAGTGAAGCCGGCTGCAATTGGAATGGAACATTACGACACTTCCTTGGCATACCCAATACATTCTCCAGGCGTCCTAGGCAACCAACCAGACGTCGTCATGGACAGCTTGGCTGTCCATGGCTTAGGTCTGGTTCATCCGAAGAAGGTCTTCGATTTCTACAACGAGCTTCATGCTTATTTAACTTCGTGTGGAGTAGATGGAGTGAAGGTTGATGTGCAAAACATTATTGAGACCCTTGGTTCAGGACATGGTGGCAGAGTCTCAATCACACGTAGCTATCATCAAGCGCTTGAGGCTTCTATTGCTCGAAATTTTCGCGACAATGGATGCATTGCCTGCATGTGTCACAATACCGATGGCCTCTATAGTGCCAAGCAGACTGCTGTTGTGAGAGCCTCCGATGACTTTTACCCACACGATCCTGCTTCCCACACCATTCATGTTTCGTCTGTTGCGTATAACTCAATTTTCCTTGGGGAATTTATGCAACCTGACTGGGACATGTTTCAT AGTTTACATCCAGCAGCCGAGTATCATGCTGCAGCTCGTGCAATCAGTGGAGGTCCAATTTATGTCAG TGATAAGCCAGGAAGGCACAATTTTGATCTTCTAAAGAAACTAGTTCTTCCCGATGGCTCAGTTCTCCGCTCTCAGTTACCTGCCCGACCTACTCTTGACTCTCTCTTTGTTGATCCAGCAAGAGATGGAAATAG CTTGCTCAAAAtatggaatttgaacaaatgtAGTGGAGTGGTTGGTGTATTTAACTGTCAAGGTGCTGGGTGGTGCAAGATAGAGAAGAAAAACCGTATTCATTGTGAAACCCCTGGGACACTTAGTGGCTCTGTTTGTACTTCTGATGTTGACCTCATTGCTCAAGTAGCTGGTGCTGATTGGAACGGTGATGCAGTTGTTTATGCTTACAAATCGG GTGAATTAATTCGGCTACCAACAGGTGCTTCATTGCCGGTGACTCTAAAAGTTCTAGAGTATGAGCTTCTCCATTTCTATCCAATCAAG GAAATCGCGCAAGGTATTTCATTTGCGCCGATAGGGCTATTGGATATGTTTAACACTGGAGGAGCTGTGGAACACTTTGAAATCCACAAAGCAAGTGAAGTGCATGATGGAGGTTTCAGTTCTAACAATTCTGAAAAAGCAATAACAGCATTTGTTAGCCTCAGAGTGAGGGGAAGTGGAAGATTTGGAGTTTACTCCTCCCAGAGGCCATCGAAGTGTGTGGTGGACGACAATGAAACTGAGTTCAACTATGAGTCAGAGTCTGGATTGACAACTTTCTACATCCCAGTTCCAGTTAAGGACATGTATATATGGTCATTAGAGATACATGTATAA